From one Halothece sp. PCC 7418 genomic stretch:
- a CDS encoding Gfo/Idh/MocA family protein → MTKLIRIGIIGTGFAAQRRAEAFAEDDRAEVIAVAGHRPESRDTFCQTYSIKGYDSPQELIANPDLDLVVICNINAEHGNLAQAALEADKHVVVEYPLSLNPEQAQYLITLAKQKNKLLHVEHIELLGGLHNAIREWLPKIGNVFYARYSTINPQRPAPDKWTYHKQLFGFPFSGALSRFHRFTDLFGKVNTVNCYTRYWERENRDQYLACLNHAQLQFETGLLADVIYGKGEVFWQPNRDFELHGDQGTLIFVGSEGKLVRGEEETPIEVGSRRGLFAKDTAFVLDYLTANQPLYLPVESSYYATRVADAARVAAETGKTIFLEK, encoded by the coding sequence ATGACAAAATTGATTCGGATTGGTATTATCGGAACTGGCTTCGCAGCCCAACGACGAGCAGAAGCATTTGCAGAAGACGATCGCGCTGAAGTAATTGCAGTTGCAGGGCATCGCCCAGAAAGCCGAGACACATTCTGTCAAACCTATTCTATCAAGGGATATGACTCGCCACAGGAGCTCATTGCCAATCCTGATCTTGATCTGGTTGTCATTTGCAACATCAATGCGGAACATGGGAATCTCGCCCAAGCAGCCCTCGAAGCAGACAAGCACGTTGTTGTTGAATATCCCCTTTCCCTCAACCCCGAACAAGCCCAATATTTAATCACCTTAGCAAAGCAAAAAAACAAATTGCTTCATGTGGAGCATATTGAATTACTCGGTGGGCTACACAATGCGATTCGTGAATGGTTGCCTAAAATTGGTAATGTTTTTTATGCGCGATATAGTACCATTAACCCGCAACGTCCCGCCCCAGACAAATGGACGTATCACAAACAATTATTTGGTTTCCCGTTTAGTGGTGCGCTATCGCGGTTTCATCGCTTTACAGACTTATTTGGCAAGGTCAACACCGTTAACTGTTATACCCGCTATTGGGAAAGAGAAAACCGGGATCAATATTTGGCTTGCTTGAATCATGCCCAATTACAGTTTGAAACGGGCTTACTGGCGGATGTTATTTACGGGAAAGGAGAAGTATTTTGGCAACCGAATCGTGATTTTGAACTCCATGGGGATCAAGGAACATTGATTTTTGTCGGGAGTGAAGGAAAATTAGTCCGAGGCGAGGAAGAAACTCCCATTGAGGTCGGAAGTCGGCGCGGTTTATTTGCGAAAGATACAGCTTTTGTTTTAGATTATCTCACCGCCAACCAACCCCTTTATCTCCCTGTTGAATCCAGTTATTATGCAACCCGAGTTGCCGATGCAGCGCGAGTTGCAGCAGAAACTGGCAAGACCATCTTTTTAGAGAAATGA
- a CDS encoding SufE family protein → MSATALPPKLDKIVQRFKRRSDPKQKYQQLLWYAKKLEPIPEEAKNPDNKVSGCVSQVYITASLQDGKVHYLGDSDAQLVKGLVALLIDGLNDLPPEEILEVSPDFIEETGLKVSLTPSRANGFYNIFQTMKKKALGFNMAQSN, encoded by the coding sequence ATGTCCGCTACTGCTTTACCTCCCAAACTAGACAAAATTGTACAACGTTTCAAACGTCGGAGCGATCCAAAACAGAAATATCAACAGTTGCTTTGGTATGCCAAGAAATTAGAACCGATACCAGAAGAAGCCAAAAATCCCGATAATAAAGTTTCGGGTTGTGTTTCTCAAGTTTATATTACGGCAAGTTTGCAAGATGGTAAAGTCCATTATTTAGGAGATTCTGATGCCCAATTAGTGAAAGGATTAGTTGCCCTTTTAATTGATGGCTTAAATGATTTGCCCCCAGAAGAAATTTTAGAGGTTTCTCCCGACTTTATTGAAGAAACGGGATTAAAAGTTAGCCTCACTCCTTCACGGGCAAATGGCTTTTATAATATCTTCCAAACCATGAAGAAAAAAGCATTAGGATTTAATATGGCGCAATCGAACTAA
- a CDS encoding mechanosensitive ion channel family protein, producing MITVFSTTNLNHFFPSFHSFLEADSSSLEAAESMLELLDQVDRLTSGEPLAIDPLYLILGVLALVLITIIFVLPKILSFLVSRFLPAELREAYQQIFAPYQRWIVLSFFLSVGDIVLLLTPDKPTWLYISEFFLGGAIALNICFLAFTLFDQFFGGYLLDLALRSRNNVNSELLAFIKFVANALIVLIVIFIFAESHRLSITGLIASIGVGGLAIAFASQKVLEQVLWTILLYVDRPFVVDDYIHLQDGTFGRVEAIGWRSSKIRLSGKGTLVVIPNSMLTQMSIENLSGAQKIITLLNIFFERSIPEQEKALVRQIILDSTKDIYGIDHRLTEVNFQDTGNPNNGKSGQVQAQVTFFILGAGSMALEIRTQLLDAARRNISKRLKDYGIGFQIDKKPINVDSPMNI from the coding sequence ATGATTACTGTGTTCAGCACAACCAATCTCAATCATTTTTTTCCATCTTTCCACAGTTTTTTAGAAGCAGATTCTTCTTCTCTGGAAGCTGCGGAATCGATGCTGGAATTACTCGATCAAGTGGATCGATTGACTTCTGGTGAACCCCTAGCGATTGACCCGCTTTATCTGATTTTAGGGGTTCTAGCTCTAGTTTTAATCACGATTATTTTCGTTCTTCCCAAAATTTTGAGTTTTTTGGTTTCTCGTTTTCTTCCTGCTGAATTACGAGAAGCCTATCAACAAATTTTTGCTCCCTATCAAAGATGGATTGTTCTCTCTTTCTTTCTGTCCGTTGGGGATATTGTTTTATTATTAACCCCCGATAAACCCACTTGGTTATATATTAGTGAGTTTTTCTTAGGGGGCGCGATCGCGCTGAATATTTGCTTTTTAGCCTTTACTCTCTTTGACCAATTTTTTGGCGGTTATTTGCTTGATTTAGCCCTGAGAAGTCGCAATAACGTCAACAGTGAACTGTTAGCTTTTATCAAATTTGTTGCGAATGCCCTCATTGTTCTCATTGTTATCTTTATCTTTGCGGAATCCCACCGCTTAAGCATTACTGGGTTAATTGCTAGTATTGGGGTTGGTGGTTTAGCGATCGCGTTTGCCTCCCAAAAAGTTCTCGAACAAGTCTTATGGACGATTCTTCTCTATGTAGATCGTCCGTTTGTCGTCGATGACTATATTCACCTGCAAGATGGCACATTCGGCAGAGTGGAAGCGATCGGCTGGCGTTCCAGTAAAATCCGTCTTTCAGGGAAAGGAACATTAGTGGTTATTCCCAATAGTATGCTCACTCAGATGTCCATTGAGAATCTCTCAGGGGCGCAAAAAATTATTACCCTCCTCAATATTTTCTTCGAGCGCAGCATTCCTGAACAAGAAAAAGCACTGGTTCGCCAGATTATTCTTGACAGTACCAAAGATATTTACGGGATCGACCATCGTTTAACGGAAGTGAACTTCCAAGATACAGGTAACCCCAATAACGGTAAGTCGGGACAAGTGCAAGCACAGGTCACATTCTTTATTCTCGGCGCAGGGTCAATGGCGTTGGAAATTCGGACGCAACTGTTAGATGCTGCGCGACGGAACATTAGTAAACGCCTGAAAGATTACGGAATTGGTTTCCAAATTGATAAGAAACCGATTAATGTTGATTCTCCGATGAATATCTAG
- a CDS encoding DUF4351 domain-containing protein has product MANQDAIDHDRLFKELISTFFLEFLELFFPQVLDYLEPESVTFQDKEVFTDVTRGERYETDLLAEVRFRGENSYFLIHLENQASSESNFNQRMFRYFARLHEKFNLPIYPIVIFSYDQPQKQAINYYQVEFPDFQVLQFNYRVIQLNRLNWRDFLNQANPVACALMSKMNIAPAERPRVKLECLRLLATLRLDPARMQLISGFVDTYLRLTARELEVFNQEFEQIESTTVKEEIMEITTSWKEEGKRELILNLLTYRLGELSSQIQREIMSLNSSQLDELGLASYNLENEQDLRGWLANCLGNN; this is encoded by the coding sequence ATGGCAAATCAAGACGCGATCGACCATGATCGGTTATTCAAAGAATTAATATCAACCTTTTTTCTCGAATTCCTAGAACTTTTCTTTCCGCAAGTTTTAGACTATCTCGAACCTGAATCCGTCACCTTTCAGGATAAAGAAGTCTTTACCGATGTCACAAGGGGAGAACGGTATGAAACTGATTTATTAGCAGAAGTTCGGTTTCGGGGGGAAAACTCTTATTTTCTCATTCATCTGGAAAATCAAGCCTCCTCCGAAAGTAACTTTAATCAAAGAATGTTCCGCTACTTTGCGCGGTTGCATGAAAAATTCAACTTACCGATTTATCCCATCGTCATTTTTTCTTATGACCAACCGCAAAAACAAGCGATTAATTATTACCAAGTTGAATTTCCTGATTTCCAAGTCTTACAATTTAATTATCGGGTGATTCAGTTGAACCGCTTAAACTGGCGAGATTTCCTGAATCAAGCCAACCCAGTCGCTTGTGCGTTAATGTCAAAAATGAACATAGCCCCTGCGGAACGTCCACGAGTCAAGCTGGAATGTCTGCGCTTATTAGCCACTTTACGCTTAGACCCCGCCCGAATGCAATTGATTTCTGGGTTTGTTGATACTTATCTGCGTTTAACCGCCAGGGAATTAGAAGTATTTAATCAAGAGTTTGAACAAATCGAATCAACAACAGTTAAGGAGGAAATTATGGAAATTACAACTAGCTGGAAAGAAGAAGGAAAACGGGAATTAATCCTTAACTTACTAACTTATCGCCTAGGAGAGTTATCCTCCCAAATACAAAGGGAAATTATGAGTTTAAATAGTTCTCAGTTAGATGAACTCGGTTTAGCATCATATAATTTAGAAAATGAGCAGGATTTAAGGGGTTGGTTGGCGAACTGTTTAGGAAATAATTAA
- the pds gene encoding 15-cis-phytoene desaturase, protein MRVIIAGAGLAGLSCAKYLVDAGHTPIVLERRDVLGGKVAAWQDEDGDWYETGLHIFFGAYPNMLQLFKELDIEDRLQWKEHTMIFNRPEKPGTYSRFDFPDLPAPINGVIAILRNNDMLSWPEKIRFGIGLIPAMLRGQGYVEAMDRYTWSEWMERQNMPKRVEKEVFIAMSKALNFINPNEISATILLTALNRFLQEKTGSKMAFLDGSPTERLCQPMVDYITERGGEVRLNAPLKEILLNEDNSVRGYLIRGLNGAEDEVITADAYVSAMPVDPFKLMLPQPWKQMDFFKQLDGLEGVPVINLHLWFDRKLTDIDHLLFSRSDLLSVYADMSNTCRGYEDPDKSMLELVLAPAKDWIGKSDEEIVEATMEELKQLFPKYFTGDDRAQLLKSHVVKTPRSVYKATAGRQAHRPSQETPISNFYLTGDYTMQKYLASMEGAVLSGKLTAQAITKTESDVSSVEKSEKKPVSVAK, encoded by the coding sequence ATGCGGGTCATAATTGCAGGAGCAGGGTTAGCAGGGCTTTCCTGCGCCAAATATCTAGTGGATGCGGGACATACCCCCATTGTCCTTGAACGTCGCGATGTCTTAGGCGGAAAAGTCGCAGCCTGGCAAGATGAAGATGGCGACTGGTACGAAACAGGGTTACACATCTTTTTTGGAGCATATCCCAATATGCTGCAACTTTTCAAAGAATTGGATATTGAAGATCGCTTGCAATGGAAAGAACACACGATGATCTTCAATCGCCCTGAAAAACCAGGAACTTATTCTCGCTTCGATTTTCCTGATCTTCCTGCACCGATTAATGGGGTGATTGCCATTTTACGCAATAATGATATGCTCTCTTGGCCAGAAAAAATCCGCTTTGGTATTGGCTTAATTCCAGCGATGTTGCGCGGACAAGGCTATGTAGAAGCGATGGATCGCTACACTTGGTCAGAGTGGATGGAACGGCAAAATATGCCCAAACGGGTGGAAAAAGAAGTCTTTATTGCCATGTCTAAGGCTTTAAACTTCATTAACCCCAATGAAATTTCTGCGACGATTCTCCTCACTGCACTGAATCGTTTCTTGCAAGAAAAAACAGGGTCAAAAATGGCGTTTTTAGATGGTTCACCCACAGAACGCTTGTGTCAGCCCATGGTGGATTATATTACGGAACGTGGTGGCGAAGTCCGTCTCAACGCGCCCTTGAAAGAAATTTTACTTAATGAAGACAACAGTGTCCGTGGCTATCTCATTCGCGGATTAAACGGTGCAGAAGATGAAGTGATCACAGCCGATGCCTATGTCTCTGCAATGCCAGTTGATCCGTTTAAGCTAATGTTACCCCAACCCTGGAAACAAATGGACTTCTTCAAGCAATTAGACGGCTTAGAAGGCGTTCCTGTGATTAACCTGCATCTCTGGTTTGATCGCAAACTCACGGATATTGATCACCTCTTATTCTCCCGTTCCGATTTACTCAGTGTTTATGCTGATATGAGTAATACTTGTCGCGGTTATGAAGACCCCGATAAATCCATGTTAGAGTTAGTGCTTGCCCCGGCGAAAGACTGGATTGGTAAATCCGATGAAGAGATTGTGGAAGCAACCATGGAAGAATTAAAACAACTCTTCCCCAAATATTTTACAGGGGACGATCGCGCACAGTTGCTCAAATCTCATGTGGTGAAAACCCCACGGTCAGTTTATAAAGCCACAGCAGGAAGACAAGCCCATCGCCCCTCCCAAGAAACCCCGATTTCCAACTTTTATCTCACAGGAGATTACACCATGCAAAAATATTTAGCCAGCATGGAAGGGGCGGTCTTATCTGGAAAATTAACGGCTCAAGCGATTACTAAAACTGAATCTGATGTAAGTTCTGTGGAAAAATCGGAGAAAAAGCCCGTTTCTGTGGCAAAATGA
- a CDS encoding mechanosensitive ion channel family protein — MALLLVLLPFKQSAQAQFPLLPNFSGNSSIFMSPATEKVISGCIHLDGRCVLEVGANESDLSARITEIEQRLENITGYYLQNPSADVDVRQEAVGQLVDIYVAVDQREIRLLSVTSQDANLKGMTIQRRAEQVILEIKNALQQAKREREQEYLIAQAKKGAIALLFLVALTIALYALERRFHQEKKSLQTTLDSSSEQAISTQLTQNQRQQLAEIKYRLIQIFRFAVWLGGSLYLVGLFPYTRFLQGLIINIFRVPFRLFIVGLGTYFLTRFSFILIDKFNGALANNYLLTPEANLRLQLRISTISSVAKSIIAVSWTVVGVLVGLSVIGINIGPLLAGAGLIGVAISLASQNLIRDAINGFFIILEDQYAVGDVVGIADATGFVEAINLRITQLRDTEGRLITIPNSEIRTVTNYTSNWSQVDLKIPIAYHADVEKAMRIIEEISDSMMRDRAWKKEILEAPVLLGVDEFSHQGIMIRVWIKTKPLQQWPIGREYRRRLKIALDQAGIDLALPHQKIWLSQESSPSDDQ; from the coding sequence ATGGCGCTTTTGCTCGTATTACTCCCGTTTAAGCAGTCTGCACAAGCACAATTCCCACTTTTGCCTAATTTTTCTGGAAATTCGTCTATTTTTATGTCTCCAGCAACAGAAAAAGTGATTTCGGGATGTATTCATTTAGACGGACGCTGTGTGCTGGAGGTGGGGGCTAATGAATCGGATTTATCCGCTCGCATCACCGAAATTGAGCAGCGACTGGAAAACATTACGGGTTACTATCTGCAAAATCCCTCTGCAGACGTAGATGTTCGTCAAGAAGCAGTGGGACAACTGGTTGATATTTATGTTGCTGTTGACCAACGGGAAATTCGTTTGTTGAGTGTCACCAGTCAAGATGCGAATCTGAAAGGGATGACGATTCAGCGTCGGGCTGAGCAAGTGATCCTTGAGATTAAAAATGCGCTACAACAAGCTAAACGAGAGCGAGAACAGGAGTATTTGATTGCTCAGGCAAAAAAGGGCGCGATCGCGCTACTCTTCCTGGTTGCACTAACAATTGCTCTCTATGCTTTGGAAAGGCGATTTCATCAAGAAAAAAAATCTCTCCAGACCACTCTTGATAGTAGCTCCGAGCAAGCAATTTCTACACAACTGACCCAAAACCAACGCCAACAATTAGCAGAAATTAAATATCGCTTAATCCAAATCTTCCGCTTTGCGGTTTGGTTAGGGGGGAGTCTTTATTTAGTCGGTTTATTTCCTTACACGCGATTTTTGCAAGGGCTAATTATTAATATCTTTCGCGTTCCTTTTCGCTTGTTCATTGTCGGATTAGGAACGTATTTTTTGACTCGTTTCTCATTTATTTTAATTGATAAATTTAATGGTGCTCTTGCTAACAACTATCTCCTCACCCCAGAAGCCAATCTGCGCTTACAACTGCGAATTTCAACCATTTCTAGTGTCGCAAAAAGCATTATTGCTGTCAGTTGGACAGTTGTTGGCGTTTTAGTCGGTCTTTCTGTTATTGGGATTAATATCGGTCCGTTACTGGCGGGTGCGGGTTTAATTGGGGTTGCCATTTCTCTAGCCTCTCAAAACTTAATTCGGGATGCAATTAATGGCTTTTTTATTATTCTGGAAGACCAGTATGCTGTGGGCGATGTGGTTGGAATTGCTGATGCAACAGGTTTTGTGGAAGCGATTAATTTAAGAATTACGCAGTTGCGAGATACGGAAGGACGGTTAATTACGATTCCCAATAGTGAAATTCGGACAGTAACTAACTACACCAGTAATTGGTCACAAGTGGATTTAAAGATTCCCATTGCTTATCATGCAGATGTGGAAAAAGCGATGCGAATTATTGAAGAAATTAGTGATAGTATGATGCGCGATCGCGCTTGGAAAAAAGAAATTTTAGAAGCCCCCGTCTTACTCGGTGTTGACGAGTTTAGTCATCAAGGAATAATGATTCGCGTCTGGATTAAAACCAAACCCTTACAACAGTGGCCCATTGGTCGAGAATATCGCCGTCGCCTGAAAATAGCCCTTGATCAAGCAGGAATTGATCTCGCCCTTCCTCATCAAAAAATTTGGCTTTCTCAAGAGAGCAGCCCATCAGATGATCAGTGA
- a CDS encoding peptidoglycan-binding protein yields the protein MINWKTLPRQRGIYQITTGSVSYVGLSDNIQLRVKQHLESSSCRSRIILDTNKAKIIVLELLPDSDDKTLALREWYWFYKLKKKGHIMVNDPKTLGKTKTGQFFPPQTQKATAANTSSSLPFGCGVKLAGVTTVVVGFFCLGFLVAGNLVQQGVSGTPDSEAKPEEASETNSESQVSGNREGLQETSNSQRTVNMQPLSACIRPLQRGSSKEAVRLLQEQLEQLGYYQGEKDGLYGPGTEGAVAEFQRDHDLGVDGIVGCDTQAAINQELR from the coding sequence ATGATCAATTGGAAAACACTACCGAGACAGCGGGGAATTTATCAAATTACCACAGGTAGTGTTAGTTATGTTGGATTATCCGATAATATTCAACTCCGAGTGAAACAGCATTTAGAGAGTTCTTCCTGTCGATCGCGCATTATTCTGGATACCAATAAAGCCAAAATTATTGTTTTAGAATTACTCCCCGATAGTGATGATAAAACACTTGCGCTGCGAGAATGGTATTGGTTTTATAAGCTCAAGAAAAAAGGGCATATTATGGTCAATGACCCGAAAACTTTGGGCAAAACAAAAACGGGTCAATTTTTTCCTCCACAAACCCAAAAAGCAACCGCAGCAAACACTTCTTCTTCGCTTCCTTTCGGATGTGGGGTAAAACTAGCGGGAGTGACAACAGTGGTCGTGGGCTTTTTCTGTTTGGGGTTTTTGGTTGCGGGAAACTTAGTCCAACAAGGGGTTTCTGGTACACCTGATTCAGAAGCAAAACCAGAAGAGGCTTCAGAAACTAATTCAGAGTCTCAGGTTTCAGGGAATCGGGAAGGACTGCAGGAAACTAGCAACAGCCAGCGTACTGTGAATATGCAGCCGTTGAGTGCTTGCATCCGCCCTTTACAACGAGGAAGCTCGAAAGAAGCAGTCAGGCTATTACAAGAGCAATTAGAACAGTTAGGGTATTATCAAGGAGAAAAGGATGGCCTCTATGGTCCAGGTACGGAAGGAGCGGTTGCTGAGTTTCAACGGGATCATGATCTAGGAGTAGATGGTATTGTCGGTTGTGATACCCAAGCAGCGATTAATCAAGAATTACGTTAA
- a CDS encoding DUF4351 domain-containing protein, whose translation MANQGAIDHDRLFKELISTFFLEFLELFFPQVLDYLEPESVTFQDKEVFTDVTRGERYETDLLAEVRFRGENSYFLIHLENQASSESNFNQRMFRYFARLHEKFNLPIYPIVIFSYDQPQKQAINYYQVEFPDFQVLQFNYRVIQLNRLNWRDFLNQANPVACALMSKMNIAPAERPRVKLECLRLLATLRLDPARMQLISGFVDTYLRLTVRELEVFNQEFEQIESTTVKEEIMEITTSWKEEGKREGKRELILNLLTYRLGELSSQIQREIMSLNSSQLDELGLASYNLENEQDLRGWLANCLGNN comes from the coding sequence ATGGCAAACCAAGGCGCGATCGACCATGATCGGTTATTCAAAGAATTAATATCAACCTTTTTTCTCGAATTCCTAGAACTTTTCTTTCCGCAAGTTTTAGACTATCTCGAACCTGAATCCGTCACCTTTCAGGATAAAGAAGTCTTTACCGATGTCACAAGGGGAGAACGCTATGAAACTGATTTATTAGCAGAAGTTCGGTTTCGGGGGGAAAACTCTTATTTTCTCATTCATCTGGAAAATCAAGCCTCCTCCGAAAGTAACTTTAATCAAAGAATGTTCCGCTACTTTGCGCGGTTGCATGAAAAATTCAACTTACCGATTTATCCCATCGTCATTTTTTCTTATGACCAACCGCAAAAACAAGCGATTAATTATTACCAAGTTGAATTTCCTGATTTCCAAGTCTTACAATTTAATTATCGGGTGATTCAGTTGAACCGCTTAAACTGGCGAGATTTCCTGAATCAAGCCAACCCAGTCGCTTGTGCGTTAATGTCAAAAATGAACATAGCCCCTGCGGAACGTCCGCGAGTCAAGCTGGAATGTCTGCGCTTATTAGCCACTTTACGGCTAGACCCCGCCCGAATGCAATTGATTTCTGGGTTTGTGGATACTTATCTGCGTTTAACCGTCAGGGAATTAGAAGTATTTAATCAAGAGTTTGAACAAATCGAATCAACAACAGTTAAGGAGGAAATTATGGAAATTACAACTAGCTGGAAAGAAGAAGGAAAACGGGAAGGAAAACGGGAATTAATCCTTAACTTACTAACTTATCGCCTAGGAGAGTTATCCTCCCAAATACAAAGGGAAATTATGAGTTTAAATAGTTCTCAGTTAGATGAACTCGGTTTAGCATCATATAATTTAGAAAATGAGCAGGATTTAAGGGGTTGGTTGGCGAACTGTTTAGGAAATAATTAA
- a CDS encoding acetate/propionate family kinase, with product MKILVLNAGSSSQKSSLYYIPNDERSQEVITLLWSGSIDFSQQQGVAKLKVESNGVVWEDKQETEDRLVAMEALFKMLCEGDTAVLESWQEIDYIGHRVVHGGSEYQQPTWVTEEVKSAIAQLISLAPNHNPSNLQGIEMMETLLPNAGQVAVFDTAFHSRIPTTSAIYPLPYQWYEEGIRRYGFHGISHEYCAQKTAQLLDQPLSNLKLVTCHLGNGASLAAVKNGHSIDTTMGFTPLEGLMMGTRCGSIDPGIIIHLLREKGLSADEIDQTLNKESGLKGLSGLSGDMRTVTEAMGENERAQLAFDTYIHHLCRQIGAMVASLQGLDVLVFTAGVGENSAIVRQAACERLGYLGVEIDPEKNQNSPQNEDIATPDSSVRVFVLHTNEDRAIAQTVWQLAQANSY from the coding sequence ATGAAGATTCTCGTTTTAAACGCTGGTTCTAGCAGTCAAAAAAGTTCTCTTTACTATATCCCCAATGATGAACGTTCTCAAGAGGTGATCACCTTACTCTGGTCAGGAAGTATTGATTTTAGCCAACAGCAAGGGGTTGCCAAGCTGAAAGTCGAAAGTAATGGCGTAGTTTGGGAAGACAAGCAGGAAACCGAAGATCGGTTAGTGGCAATGGAAGCCCTCTTTAAGATGCTATGTGAAGGGGATACGGCGGTTTTAGAGTCTTGGCAAGAAATTGATTATATTGGTCATCGGGTGGTGCATGGGGGAAGTGAATATCAACAACCGACTTGGGTAACCGAAGAGGTCAAAAGCGCGATCGCGCAACTGATTTCTCTTGCGCCTAATCATAATCCATCTAACTTGCAAGGAATTGAGATGATGGAAACACTGCTTCCCAACGCTGGACAAGTGGCGGTTTTTGACACCGCGTTTCATAGTCGAATTCCCACAACATCGGCAATTTATCCCCTACCTTATCAATGGTACGAAGAAGGAATCCGCCGTTATGGGTTCCATGGGATTAGTCATGAATATTGCGCTCAAAAAACAGCCCAACTCTTAGATCAACCCTTATCTAACTTAAAATTAGTCACCTGTCACCTCGGAAACGGTGCGTCTCTCGCTGCGGTGAAAAATGGACACAGTATTGACACCACAATGGGCTTTACGCCTCTAGAAGGGTTAATGATGGGAACGCGCTGCGGTTCCATTGATCCAGGAATTATTATCCATTTATTGCGAGAAAAAGGGCTAAGTGCGGATGAAATTGATCAAACCCTGAATAAAGAATCAGGATTAAAAGGGCTTTCGGGGCTGTCTGGAGATATGCGAACCGTGACTGAAGCCATGGGAGAAAATGAACGCGCTCAACTTGCCTTTGATACTTATATCCATCATCTCTGTCGCCAAATCGGAGCAATGGTCGCCAGTTTACAAGGGTTAGATGTGCTGGTTTTTACTGCAGGTGTCGGGGAAAATTCAGCAATTGTTCGTCAAGCAGCCTGTGAGCGTCTCGGGTATCTTGGGGTTGAAATTGATCCTGAGAAAAATCAGAATTCTCCTCAAAATGAGGATATCGCCACACCAGATTCATCGGTGAGAGTGTTTGTCTTGCATACTAATGAAGATCGCGCGATCGCGCAAACGGTCTGGCAACTCGCCCAAGCTAATTCGTATTAG
- the crtB gene encoding 15-cis-phytoene synthase CrtB, with translation MLQLPNPEQTCSHPSVESAYEFCRQVTAEYSKTFYLGTLLMPKEKRKAIWAIYVWCRRTDQLVDGPEAEFTTLDTLDQWEATLESIFAGHPVENPDTALVDTLEKFPLEIQPFRDMIAGQRMDLKRDRYETFEDLYLYCYRVAGTVGLMSNAVLGVESEGGTPPWRKQQKTHIPTEEAVALGIANQLTNILRDVGEDAERGRIYLPLEDLERFNYREEDLFQGVINENWRQLMQFQIERARGFYTQAEKGICDLSRDSRWPVWTALMLYQGILDVIERNEYDVFSQRAYVPKAEKFLYLPIAWLRAQVL, from the coding sequence ATGCTGCAACTGCCAAACCCTGAACAGACTTGTTCCCACCCCTCCGTCGAATCCGCTTATGAGTTCTGCCGTCAAGTGACTGCGGAATACTCCAAGACGTTCTATCTCGGAACGCTTCTCATGCCCAAAGAGAAACGGAAAGCCATTTGGGCAATTTACGTCTGGTGTCGGCGCACCGATCAACTGGTCGATGGGCCTGAAGCCGAGTTTACCACTCTCGATACTCTCGATCAGTGGGAAGCCACCTTAGAATCCATTTTTGCGGGTCATCCGGTAGAAAATCCTGATACCGCGCTGGTGGATACCTTAGAAAAGTTTCCCCTAGAGATTCAGCCCTTCCGCGATATGATTGCCGGACAACGGATGGATCTCAAGCGCGATCGGTATGAAACCTTTGAAGACCTCTATCTCTACTGTTATCGAGTCGCGGGAACAGTCGGACTCATGTCTAATGCCGTCTTAGGGGTAGAATCTGAGGGGGGGACACCGCCTTGGCGTAAACAACAAAAAACTCATATCCCCACAGAAGAAGCGGTTGCTCTTGGCATTGCTAACCAACTGACAAACATTTTAAGAGATGTGGGAGAAGATGCGGAACGGGGACGCATTTATCTCCCTCTAGAAGATTTAGAACGGTTTAATTATCGTGAGGAAGATTTATTCCAAGGGGTGATTAATGAAAATTGGCGACAATTGATGCAATTTCAAATTGAACGAGCACGAGGATTTTACACCCAAGCGGAAAAAGGAATCTGTGATCTTAGTCGAGATTCCCGATGGCCCGTTTGGACGGCTCTAATGCTCTATCAAGGAATTTTAGACGTTATCGAGCGCAATGAGTATGATGTATTTAGTCAACGAGCTTATGTTCCCAAAGCAGAGAAGTTTCTCTATCTCCCCATTGCTTGGCTACGCGCACAAGTGCTTTGA